The region TTTAGTGATGCTTGTCTCCTCGATTTGTTGCCATTTTGCTCTCAGAAAAGAACTCTTTACACGGATTAATCGGCCCTGAAAGGCTCTTAGGGCAGTATTTTAACAAAGGCAGCCTGAGGgcacagatttgttttttctttccaaatatGGCAGagaattgtattttttaagaaGAGACACAGTTCAGTTCATGCTGTTTGTCTGTCaccgtattgtgtgtgtgtgtgtgtgtgtgtgtgtgtgtcggggtggGGGGTGGTTTTGAGTGAGTGATGAAGTGCCATTTACTCTATCGATGTATTGTCACTCTCGCTGCCTCTCTGGTGGTCTCTGAATGGTGGGCTTCCTCTCAGTCCACCtctctttcattattttctctcttttcttcttacTCCCTCTTTTTACCGACCTTCTATCCCCACCTTACATGTGCCCCCTTTTCCgcttttctgtcttttatttgcctttttttcttttcactctcTGTACGAagggactctctctctctctctctctcgctctctcgctcttttaTCACTCTTGGCAGCCGTAACCATCTTTCAGTACTCACTCCTTTTCATCACCTCCTGAACTGTTCTTCTTTcgtacttttttttctttcaccttGCCtcgctcttttctttctctctaccaCTTGCTGGTGCTTTGCAAagctttaacatatttttttttccttctggtctttctccttttctcactctcacataATCTGCTCTGAGACACACTGCATCTTCCAttcttctttcttgttttctcccTGGTCAatgtttaaggtgtgtgtgtgtgtgtgtgagtgtgagtgtgagtgagacagacagaccacgtGTTCCCCGGCTGACTGACTGCGTGTTTCCTAGCCAGCTCTTTTCCCGGGAAAACAGCACATCCTGTACGTGCCGTAAACAATACCTTTCTCACACTCTTGTGCACGCAAGAAGTCTGCTTCTTAAACAAAGAACTTGCACTCTGTACTTATTCACACATACTGAAAGGCTGGGAATGTGGTTCAACTTCCCACAACTTGAACTTTCTCTgttttgctcacacacacacacactcacacacacacacacacacacacacacagatagaaacACAATTAAATGTTCTGATTTTCTGTGAACATTACCTTGAATCTCTTTAAAGACCCCCCTCacctctcttacacacacacacacacacctatttatTTGCAATCAGTCTTATTGTTTTTCAGATTGTAATGTCTTTGCAGGTGTATGtttgcgagagagagtgtgtgtgtgtgagagacaatgCCAGTGATCTGTCTTGGCAGAGTGTGTGAACGAGTGTGCGGATGTTCttcactgtatgtgtgggtCACAGCTATCCtctgttttccttttctctttcctgCCTTTTTCCTAAATTTCATGTTCTTCAGTTGTTTTGCGTCTTGCGTCTAAAGGGTGTTGTCACGCTATAGCTGAGGAGAGAACCGGGGCAGATCAGACCGGGGTAGATCAGTTGGCAGTGTCGGTACAAAAAGGGCAGGCGGTTGAGGTTCGGGTCACGGTTCAGGTACAGTATGACGCTTACCTCAGAGCTTTGAAGTCAGAGGTTAGAACGATGTCATTTTTAACCCCCGTGCGTTTGATGTTAAAAGCAGGGAAAACACGGATGCCTCCCTGTTTGTGTTTGGAATGCAGCGTAACGTCTACGTCACTGAGAGAAACTCCTGTCCCAGATGAAACCCTGACCTGGTAGTAATAGACTTTTTCTAATTACATGTCAGGTTTTCTATTAACGAGCTGAACAGGAAAAACTGTTGGAAAAACACTAAAGAGTTTCTTTCACTGTGCTGCGATCAGGTTACAAAAGCGTTCGTTTTTCCCACCTGTGGAAGCCAGCGAGTGTTTTCGCAGCTCGGTGTGCAAAGAATGCTAACAACTTTATCACGGAATTCAATCAATAGAGGAAACCGTTCACTCGTTCATTCTCTCACGGACAAGGGAAACAAAGTGGAAAAGTTTCCGGAGAGAAAGGAGACTCTGAGCACGCTGAGGAACGAGACACACGCCGACAAAACAAGGGAAAAGCAAGAGATTGATGAAAGGTGGATtgaaaaaatgagagagagagatggtcgATACTGGTTGATGATCTTATCTTTAAAGGGTTGCCATGGCAGCAGAATGGGCAGCACCAGCACGCGCAGATGCAGGACACTAACCAGCATGCCGTGCATTCCAGTGATCTGGCCTGTGATTGGTGGAGAGAGGGCTTATTTGTGGGGGAGGAGAAGCCCTGGGTGAGGGGATCAAGCAGGCTTATtgaacacagaaaacacacacacacacacacacacacatggaaagcacagagacggatggatggatgggatgAAAGCCTGTCCTGAGCCGGAGACGCAACCCGTTACGGCATATCAAAGCCTCTCTcaactttcctttcctttcctctctcctctctctctcccctcttctCCATCACTCTTCTTCACTCTCATGCACATGTGCAACACTTTGGAAGACTTCAAAGCAGCACACACAGTTTTGGCTCAAGTGCTTTCGTTTTTTTGGCATAGAACAATATacagttttactttcttttttgttctttaatctTTCTAATGAAGCGTCTGCTTCTCtcgcttttttcccctcatttaTCTTGAGCACTTACCAAAACAGTCtgtccacatttttttttttaaggttggGGAGTTCTATTCTATAACCCTCAAGCTGTGGAACAATAGGGGATCTGTCCCAGGGCCCCCCAagcttttctgtctgtcactctctctctctctctctctctctctcgctctgtatTATCCAGGGTCTGTTGCGGATGAATAGGACCGTGTGGCCGCCTCTGAAGCCCAGGCTCCGTAATCCGGCTGCACAGAGTGCCTGATTATCCGGCCTTGCAGCATTCCAGACCAGTCATCCAGAATGCTGAAGCTAGCAGCAAAAGTTCAAAGTATTTGCACTGAAGCTGTAGGATTGATTAAATAGTAGAGTGCAGGATGGAGGTGCGAAGGAAAAACACAGGGAGGATGTTAGACCTTTAAGTAACAGGTGTGAGACACAATTCACGAAGGAAAGATCAGAAGTTGATCCAAATCCTGGATTTAATATTGTACAGAGCCGTGTTGTAAGATCATGAGCCAGATTTCCATCGTATTCGAGTCTGTCTAAAGGAGGGGAAATGTTTTAACAgtatgtaacagtgtgtgtgtgtgtgtgtgtgtgtgtgtgtcagctgctGACTCAGAGCATTTCCTCCACCTTTCACCACTCGCTCCTCTTTCCCTTCCCCCAGAACCTCCACATTCCAGTTAGTAGAGAGGTGGATGGACAGAGAGGGGGTGGATGTGGAGACACACGACTCCAACTCGAATTCCAAAAGGACATCAGCACAAAAACCTTCGattccaacaaacaaacaaagaaataaataatgaaacttGAGCAAACCGTTGAACACAAGAGCTATGTACTAATCACACGGGTGATTCATTAACACACCCATTTCCTCtctgatttcttttcttctgctcAGACTAATCAGTCTCAGCTTGTTAGTCCTCCCTTTAAAGACTTGTACTCAATCAGAAGGACAAAGTGGAGTTATTACAGAAAAAGAGGAATAGTTTTGTTCCGAATTACAGGTGCGCTTTttaagcagagagagaaagactgcgagtgtgtgagagagaaagactgggagtgtgtgagagagaaagactgcgagtgtgtgagagagaaagactgcgagtgtgtgagagagaaagactgcgagtgtgtgagagagaaagactgcgagtgtgtgagagagaaagatgcagagagagagagagagacgcagagagaaagagagagatgcagagagagtgagagagagagggacgcagagagagagtgagagagagggacgcagagagagagtgagagagagggacgcagagagagagtgagagagagggacgcagagagggagggacgcagagagagtgagagagagggagggacgcagagagagagagcgagagagagagggacgcagagagagagcgagagagagggacgcagagagagagcgagagagagagacgcagagaAAGATCAGgagagagacgcagagagagagagagagagacatgcagagagacacagggagacacgcagagagacacagggagagcgagagagaaagagacagggagagacagacagagagagagagagagaggcagttaAAGAGCGATGCtcagtgttctctctctcagggttgTGCTGTGTGCACAAAGCTGAGGCGTTAAAGCGGACAGTGAAAGGCTTCTCTGTGTGAATAAACCCATTGATGAAGTAACTGTAAAACTCTAAAGGACAATCACTAAGCCAAAGAAGAGCCTCTGACCTCTTGTGCAGGAGTCGAGCCCCATCCCCCTTTTCTCTCAGTCTCCCCCTGACTCCCAGCCCTCAGGGGCCGGGGTGAAGTGACATAATTGCCCCCCTCTGGGGCCACTTTAATACCctgctttgtgttttaattgctctccctctgtccgtcttTTGATGACCACATTGTGGCCATACTGCAAACTGCTTTTAATCATGACCTTTAatggtcggtctgtctgtctgtctgtctgtctgtctgtctggctgtctgtctgtctggctgtgagattattattattattattattattattattattattattattacttttttttttaatccaactCTTTGGACAAAAATTTCAACACACGTAACTATTTGAAAAACCTAATCCTAAAGTATCTCTCTCGcttcactgctctctctctcttaatcctTTTATCCCATCATgtgggaagagagagaaagagagagagggttttATAGCAGACCATCCAGCGTATTTACGAGATCGCTGATATCATTTTTCAGCATTAGATCTCAAAGCGACTTGTTCTCACTGTTGTTCAGGAATCAGAAACAGTATGTGAGAGAAAAGGCTGAATGAGGAGGGTTAATCCTGATGATGGATGGTGGGATGAAGAGACCGATGAATGAACGGGTGTGGAGAAGTCATGCTGTACTATCAGATAAAAGGAtgtgttgtagtgttacagGACCAACTGGAACACAGCCATGATTCTGCGTATACTCGGAGGTCAGTAGTTACTGCAGTGGATCAGGATTACAGCAGGACAGTGAAGTGACTCAGCAGTGTGAAGGTCATGTGATCCACCATCAGTCACATGGACAACGTGGTTAGTTTTATTACTAGTGTTTCTCAGTGTGGAGAGAGAACGTGAACGTTACTAACAGTGACGTCTGGACGTGTAAGAAGAGCTCAGACGTACAGAtcactctgaaaaaaaaaaaacacatttacacgtGTTTGTAGCCTGTAAAGGAACAAACCCTTCAAAATAGCTGAATGATCCCATAATGCAGTGCAGCATGACATCAGATCTcaggtgtatatacagtaacccTCAGTACacaatactgacacacacacactacacaatcctaggctcatatacacacactacaaaatCATACTTCCAggcttatatacacacacacacacactacacaatcatACTTCCAggcttatatacacacacacacacactacacaatcatACTTCCAggcttatatacacacacactacacaatcatACTTCCaggcttatacacacacacacacacacactacacaatcatACCTCCAggcttatatacacacacacacactacacaatcatACTTCCAggcttatatacacacacacactacacaatcatACGTCCaggcttatacacacacacacacacacacacacgcacacgctaCACAATCATACTTCCaggcttatacacacacacacacacacacacacacactacacaatcatACTTCCaggcttatacacacacacacactacacaatcatACTTCCAggcttatatacacacacacacgacacacacacatacacacacactacacaatcatATGTCCAGGCTTATACACACAAGAAAAGTAAAGATGAGTGATTCATATAAACATGTACACATGTAGTAAAGTGGTATATGATGGTACGAACCGTCAGCTTCACACACCTGATGTCCATGCTGATGTTTTTGTGGTGACTGTTTTGAGCTTAAAGTTAAAGTTTTACAGCAGGATGTTACTGAGGATTCATTAATGATCACCTGCAGGTGTTGTGTTTGTCACGTCCACATAAGACAGTGTTGTTGCAGTGACAGGGTTTGGCCTGCAGTTGCAATATTTCTTCTCATgggctttaaacacacacacacacacacacactttctctcagtGGAatgtaatgagagagagacagagaacagcCAGTACAGTGGGAAAGCTGGTAGAGGAGTGCAATAAGGGAGGAAGACGAAAGGCGCAGACTCGAGACAATCAGCTACTCTCAGCTCTCTCCTTCTGCCagaacagggtgtgtgtgagtgtaatgaTAGGAGCTGCAGACAGAACACACATTTATTCCTCTGTTTCAGGGCGAGTTCCTCCTTTACCTTCAAACCGTGCTAATGCCtcaaaaagtttgtttttatgcaGCTGTCTGCaagtgtgtctatctatctaacaactgtgtgtgtgtgttacacccAACAGGAGAACAGGAAGTTCTTTGCTTCATAATATTAGAATGCAGTCAGAATACGTATGGAACTTAATAAGGACAATCGACAATCTACAGATTCCTCCACAGGGAAatttacacagatatatatatatatatatatatacacacacacacacacacacacacgctctttcACCCCATTAATCGTTCTTCTTTCAAGGGTTTTGATTTTTCTGCTTCCACTGCTCCTTTTCCCTATTCAGTCCTCTGTGATTTCCCAGTGCTCCTCAAACACGTCTCACGATCAATGCCGAGGCGATTGAGCTGGTGATTACGTTACACTGCTCGCACACAGACCAGAAGTCTTACAGCAGCTTGTGTAGAAATGATCACAATGTGACCATGATGCTGTCCAGATCTTCTACAACTTacttcaaattaaatttaaaagcaTCTCCAGCTCTTTCTGTACCAACTGCACAAGAACACGGAGCGCTGTAtgattctttcctttttctttgacTGATTTGTTGAatttattggtttgtttttacaatttttttcttctctgtattaTCGCTGATTGATTGTTTTGTACTGAACAACGATCAGGGCTGGACTACATGACCCAAATATCTTAAACAGCATTCAGTCTCAGGAGACCCTGGGTGACAAGACAGGGGACACTCTGGACAGGCTGCCAGTCTACTGTaggacttttttaaaaaaaaaaaaaaaatttggaaggATAATTGAATTTTCTTGAAATATCTAAAATAAGAAAAGtaaatgaacaataataataattattattattattatgaggctataataataataattattgttattattattgttattaataataataacaataataataataataattattatagcctcataataataataataataataatatcacgTGTATATATAATCATGAACATTCTGAAAATCACTCAATCCTATTGTTGAAAATGTTCTCACATGTCTTACACATCCGATGGTTTGTTTATCATTCAGCTCTGGACGTTCTCTGCATGTTCCCCTGTCTGAACCATCCTCTTTCCTCCGGCAGGTTTCAGGAGGACGACTACACGGTGGAGGTGCATCTGAACGACTACCTGGACATCGTGTGTCCACATTACCCTCTGGGCACGGTGCCGTCTCAGGAGGCCGAGCGCTACGTGCTGTACCTGGTGGAGCGCGAGGACTATGAGGCGTGCCGGCCGCAGTCCTATGAGCAGATGCGCTGGGAATGTGGCCAGCCGTTCTCTCTGCACGCGCCAGAAAAGTTCTCTGAGAAGTTCCAGAGGTTCACACCCTTTACCCTGGGCAAGGAGTTCCGCCCAGGCCAGAGCTACTACTATATCTGTGAGTCAGAAATAAAGATGTTATTCTAATCATTTccccatttattactcctataTTTGTATTTACGAGCCACACATGATGTAATGCTAAATGCTGAACGTAATGCTGGAATCCAGCTGTTTATGCCACAGTGCCAGGGAAACTGGCAGAAGTTTGCATGGTGCACATGTCATAGGTTTGTGTTGGTCAGTGTATGACATCACGCTGTCCACACCACTCATGGTCCAGTTTGAAATTTATGGCACCGTGAGCTTTTCCAGAAAAGAATATGAAGTGCATGAGTCAAGTCCATGTGCCCTTTTAGCTCATCGGTAATGAATAGGTCCCCTGAGTTGTCATGCGAGGCCATACTCCAGGCTACGTGTCATTTTGGCTGAACTGTGAGCCACACATGTTAAGTATCAACAGTTAGGGTTGAGCTTCGGGATCGTtcttaagtttaaaaaaaaaatgtaaaaaagtccCCTGGGTCTTTGAGGCACAACCTTTTATTTCAGAGGAATAATTTATTCTTGTTCATCATTAATAACACAGCTGTACTTTAAGGCTCTTTCACAAGGAAGCTGATGAGAAATGTTGGATTAGACCTCACGAGGCTTTAATAATTAAAGGTGTGACAGATTGTTTACATGTCCAGATGGCCTAGCTTAGAATTTCTGCCGAGTTAAAGAAACCAAATTACACTGttagtttctttctttacacTGTAATCCTTTCTTTATTCACTTTTCCTTTCTGCCTCTCAAACAGCCAAACCGCTGCATCACCACGGACAGGACTGCCTGAAGCTAAGAGTGGATGTCGTGGCTAACGATGGTGAGGATCACTGAAGGAGAAATGGCAGAATACGTGTTGCGACTTTGTGAAGAATTGGTTTGTAACGTGTGTTTATTCTGCGTTTAGGATCACAAGAGGCTAGAGTCGGACCTGGCAAAGGAAGCGGAGGAAGCGTGCACACAACCTCAAACCACTTACCAGCAGGTAGAAATGACTTCATTTGTGTAACTTTAAatgataatgttaaaaaaaaaaaagaagaaggctGTGTCCGAATGCAGTGGATGAGGGGATACGAATAAGAAGGTCTCATTTTCTGCCTTTTCTATTTTCACAGACGATCCAGTGGTGTTGCCAGATGTTCGGAAAAGTGTGC is a window of Tachysurus vachellii isolate PV-2020 chromosome 3, HZAU_Pvac_v1, whole genome shotgun sequence DNA encoding:
- the efna1a gene encoding ephrin-A1a, with the translated sequence MDLALVLLCAFANACVSLSRAERHSVFWNSTNLKFQEDDYTVEVHLNDYLDIVCPHYPLGTVPSQEAERYVLYLVEREDYEACRPQSYEQMRWECGQPFSLHAPEKFSEKFQRFTPFTLGKEFRPGQSYYYISKPLHHHGQDCLKLRVDVVANDGSQEARVGPGKGSGGSVHTTSNHLPADDPVVLPDVRKSVRTNSAVRPAFLTILTIPLPLLLLLVLQ